GAGCGTGAGTCTATAGCTCGTGAAATATGCCCTGAGGAAGGTCAAATTATTATATTTCCAAGCTATATTTGGCATGGTACATACCAACTAAAAAGCACTAGCCCTCGGCTAACTATTCCATGTGATATCATGCCCTTAAAATAATAAAAAAGACCATCTAAATGATGGTCTTTTTTATTACCAATTACTTATTTAACAGCGCTTTTGCATCTAGATAGGATTCTTCATCGGCCTGTATGTGTTCAAGGTAATTTGCAAATCGTCCTGAGGATGACTTATAAAGTGGCTTTCTAACTTGCCATACACTCGCTGTACTTACAGTGCCAGATTTATTATGAAATCGCTGTGCTTCATCAGTGTATTCTAGCCCTAAAAAACTAAACAATTGTTCTAATACCTGCTTAGGTGACTCAACAAGTAAATCATAATCTATCGTAAAAATATCATCGCTAAAGCACGACTGCCAATGTAACTTAATGCGTTGCTGCTGCTCATAGTGATGCAAAGTATCATTCAGTGACACCGCGTAGTTTAAACTCGGGCCTAAATGTTGGAAATAAGCTGATAAGCTGTTATCTTTGATATCTCGCTCAGTCCAAATGATCTTCGCATTTGGATATAGCTGCTTAATAACGTCTAAATAAAGGTAATTTTCTGGGCGTTTATCTGTAACGTAAATAGCACCTTCGGCTCGAAGAGTTAGTTGCTCGTTATAACCATTTATAAACTCAGGATCTTTAGCCTTATTTGCAAGCGCCTTTTCATCACTAATTAAATTGAATAACGATGAATGTAAATAGGCAATCTCACCACCTGCTGCTATTTGCTCGTTAGAGCTGATAATTTGTTCAATCAGTGTTGAGCCAGAACGAAACATACCGCAAATAATGATAGGCGTAATAGAGGTATTCGCTGCTTGAAGAGTGATATTACGCGCTAAGGTGTAGTCAGTTACCGCTTCAATAGACTGGCGATCATAAACTGGTAAATACTTTTTATTGTATTGATTTGCTTTTACATAATAGTGCCAAGCTTTCTGATAATTTTTGCAATCATTAAACACTTTACCAAGTGCATAATAAAGATCAGCACAGGCAATATCATCTGACTCTCGTTGTAATATAGCTAGGCATGCTTGTTCGTAGTTAGTCGCATCTTGTTCAGAAAATGTTTCGATGTCAGCCAGCCTTGCTTGTGCCATCGCGTTAAATGCATCTATTTTTAAAACCTGTTGAAAGCCCTTTTTCGCTTTATCTTTATTACCGAGTTGTTCGTAAATATTTGCCA
Above is a window of Pseudoalteromonas shioyasakiensis DNA encoding:
- a CDS encoding tetratricopeptide repeat-containing sulfotransferase family protein, with protein sequence MTSEQHAFTQAVALLQQGKVSQGIELLKPLTYNSELAEKALQILFKVAMQQQDTETAIAYCQQLVSIAPTKFDYVLTLVQISLSCGEFEIAKNALLPLYTANPQQADICFQLGTIERKLDNADAAIRFLEQALTLSEQFKVPALIEIAYVHNEQLHQPSVAIQYLEQAIRHDNKSLQANFALANIYEQLGNKDKAKKGFQQVLKIDAFNAMAQARLADIETFSEQDATNYEQACLAILQRESDDIACADLYYALGKVFNDCKNYQKAWHYYVKANQYNKKYLPVYDRQSIEAVTDYTLARNITLQAANTSITPIIICGMFRSGSTLIEQIISSNEQIAAGGEIAYLHSSLFNLISDEKALANKAKDPEFINGYNEQLTLRAEGAIYVTDKRPENYLYLDVIKQLYPNAKIIWTERDIKDNSLSAYFQHLGPSLNYAVSLNDTLHHYEQQQRIKLHWQSCFSDDIFTIDYDLLVESPKQVLEQLFSFLGLEYTDEAQRFHNKSGTVSTASVWQVRKPLYKSSSGRFANYLEHIQADEESYLDAKALLNK